Proteins encoded in a region of the Manis javanica isolate MJ-LG chromosome 15, MJ_LKY, whole genome shotgun sequence genome:
- the SINHCAF gene encoding SIN3-HDAC complex-associated factor isoform X2, with product MFGFHKPKMYRSIEGCCICRAKSSSSRFTDSKRYEKDFQSCFGLHETRSGDICNACVLLVKRWKKLPAGSKKNWNHVVDARAGPSLKTTLKPKKVKTLSGNRIKSNQISKLQKEFKRHNSDAHSTTSSASPAQSPCYSNQSDDGSDTEMASGSNRTPVFSFLDLTYWKRQKICCGIIYKGRFGEVLIDTHLFKPCCSNKKAAAEKPEEQGPEPLPISTQEW from the exons ATGTTTGGTTTTCACAAGCCAAAGATGTACCGGAGTATAGAGGGCTGCTGTATTTGCAGAGCTAAGTCCTCCAGTTCTCGATTCACCGACAGTAAACGCTATGAAAAGGACTTCCAGAGTTGTTTTGG GTTGCATGAGACTCGTTCAGGAGACATCTGCAATGCCTGTGTCCTGCTtgtcaaaagatggaagaaattgCCAGCAGGATCAAAAAAAAACTGGAATCAT GTGGTAGATGCGAGGGCAGGACCCAGTCTGAAGACTACATTGAAaccaaagaaagtgaaaactcTGTCTGGAAACAGGATAAAAAGCAACCAGATCAGTAAACTGCAGAAGGAATTTAAACGTCACA aTTCTGATGCTCATAGTACCACCTCAAGTGCCTCTCCCGCTCAGTCTCCTTGTTACAGTAACCAGTCAGATGATGGCTCAGATACAGAGATGGCTTCTGGCTCTAACAGAACAcccgttttttcctttttagatctTACATACTGGAAAAG acagAAAATATGTTGTGGGATTATCTATAAAGGCCGTTTTGGGGAAGTCCTCATCGACACACATCTCTTCAAGCCTTGCTGCAGCAATAAGAAGGCAGCTGCCGAGAAGCCGGAGGAGCAGGGCCCAGAGCCTCTGCCCATCTCCACCCAGGAGTGGTGA